GCCGGCACACCTCCCGGCAAGGTGTTCAAGTTCCGCGGCCACGGGCTTCCCGACATGCACGGAGGCGGCCGCGGGGATCTCCTGGTCCGCATCCGGCTCGTGGTACCGACCAAACTGAGCGGCCGCCAGCGTGAACTGCTGGAGGAACTCGCCAAGCTGGAGGGCGAAGACGTCAACGGCGAGCCGGTCGGTATCTTCGAGAAGGTCAAGAACCTGTTCGACTAGGAGTGTGTCCGGCTCACCGCGAAAGCGGAGCCCGTTCAGGAGCGCGCCAGATGCCCCCTTCGGGGACTTCCGGCGTCTGGATGATGGAAGGTGGGTCGCAAGGCGGAGCGAGAACCCGCACCGCGCCACCGGCGCGGAATTATGATCTTGCATTCCGCTCGGGTGGCGTAGCAACCGGAGCGCAGCGTACTGAATCCGTACGTGAGGCGAGTGGCGCCACGAAGAAGTGGCGCCAAGCCACGAGCGCCGCCGAGACGGTGAGGCGGCTGTGGCACTTTCAAGAGCGCGACAACGCCGCAGATGGCCGCTGCTTCGCCACCTGGGAGGTCCCTTCGGGACGATTAACATTCGCGCCCTTGGCGCGCCCAGGTTCATGGAGAGGCTTATAGCTGTGCCGCACTTCTTCCTCGCCCCGGGCGCGATCCAGGGCGATGCGGTGACCATCACGGGCTCGCTGGCCAGCCACGTGGCGGGCGCCCTGCGTCACCGCACCGGCGACCGCCTCACGGTCGTCGGCGAAGGCGGGCGGAGGTACCGGATCGTCTTGACCGAGGCGGGCCCCCGTCGTGTCCGCGGAGTCATCGTTGAGCAACTCTCCAGCGATCACCCGCCGCGTCTCCGCGTGACGCTCGCCCAGGCCGTCCTCAAAGGGTCCCACATGGATGGGGTCCTCCAAAAAGCCACCGAGTTGGGGGTTCATCACATCGTACCGCTGGTCACCCGCCGGACCGTTGTCCGCCCGCGGGACCACCGCAGTTCGCGGCAAGTGGCACGTTGGCGCGCCATCGTCCTGGAAGCCGCCCAGCAGTCGGAGCGGGTCAGCATCCCCGATGTGGATGACCCGCGTCCTTTCGACGCATGGGTTCGTTCCAACCCGTCCGACGATGCCGCGCGTCTCCTGTTGTGGGAACGCGAGGCCTCCCGC
This Nitrospirota bacterium DNA region includes the following protein-coding sequences:
- a CDS encoding 16S rRNA (uracil(1498)-N(3))-methyltransferase, producing the protein MERLIAVPHFFLAPGAIQGDAVTITGSLASHVAGALRHRTGDRLTVVGEGGRRYRIVLTEAGPRRVRGVIVEQLSSDHPPRLRVTLAQAVLKGSHMDGVLQKATELGVHHIVPLVTRRTVVRPRDHRSSRQVARWRAIVLEAAQQSERVSIPDVDDPRPFDAWVRSNPSDDAARLLLWEREASRSLRDHLGPGPPGDRAALLVGPEGGFDPDEVDLARAAGFVPVSLGRAILRAETAGLTALTILQFAWADLGGPRTASDNAPHD